One region of Syntrophobacter fumaroxidans MPOB genomic DNA includes:
- a CDS encoding FecCD family ABC transporter permease — MNHRVVKRTLNVSVLLCLVLAASTVLGLFTGSTGQNPWEVLALITGRGDPDSVTASIIWRIRLPRVLLASMIGATLSLGGLVFQTLLRNPIAEPYVLGISGGSAVGAILGILLGLSRFPGVASFAFAGSMLTLLLVVSISSGQSSVRKDSLILAGVMVNAFCSSIIMFMVSLTRDSRLHNILFWLMGDLSITDQKQVLMLFGVLLPCFVVLFLFANSMNLLLMGEDMAAGMGVDVRLISLALLGTTSLMVSATVCHSGLLGFVGLVIPHLLRLLFGADHRVLIPACVFGGAAYLVLCDLVARTLPAHGEIPVGVVTAMIGAPLFIFLLAKSRK; from the coding sequence ATGAATCATCGAGTGGTCAAACGCACGTTGAACGTGTCCGTTCTTTTGTGCCTGGTTCTGGCGGCGAGCACCGTCCTCGGGCTCTTCACGGGATCGACGGGGCAAAACCCCTGGGAAGTGCTTGCCCTGATCACCGGCCGGGGAGACCCGGATTCCGTGACGGCAAGCATCATCTGGCGAATTCGCCTCCCCAGGGTTCTTCTGGCCTCCATGATCGGAGCCACTCTTTCCCTGGGAGGCCTCGTGTTTCAGACCCTGCTCAGAAACCCCATAGCCGAACCCTATGTGCTCGGCATCTCGGGAGGCTCGGCGGTGGGAGCCATTCTGGGCATACTTCTCGGCCTGTCCCGGTTTCCCGGCGTTGCCTCCTTTGCGTTTGCCGGAAGCATGCTCACTCTCCTGCTGGTTGTGAGCATCTCCTCGGGGCAATCATCGGTTCGAAAGGACTCCCTAATCCTCGCAGGAGTCATGGTCAACGCGTTCTGCTCCTCCATCATCATGTTCATGGTCTCTCTGACACGGGATTCACGACTCCACAATATCCTCTTCTGGCTCATGGGAGACCTCTCCATAACCGACCAGAAGCAGGTCCTGATGCTTTTCGGAGTGCTGCTTCCCTGTTTTGTCGTGCTGTTCCTTTTTGCAAACTCCATGAATCTTCTGCTCATGGGCGAAGACATGGCCGCGGGCATGGGAGTGGACGTGCGTTTGATCTCCCTTGCGCTTCTCGGCACCACCTCACTGATGGTGAGCGCAACGGTTTGCCATTCGGGGCTCCTGGGTTTCGTCGGCCTGGTCATTCCCCACCTGCTCCGGCTGCTTTTCGGAGCGGACCACCGGGTGCTCATCCCTGCCTGCGTCTTTGGAGGCGCCGCATACCTGGTTCTCTGCGACCTGGTCGCCAGGACGCTTCCCGCCCATGGAGAAATCCCGGTGGGAGTCGTCACGGCGATGATCGGCGCACCTCTGTTTATCTTCCTCCTTGCAAAGTCTCGAAAATGA
- a CDS encoding ABC transporter substrate-binding protein, which yields MAYPFSLIVVLFLGLSAMIPWRCEAGMLPGPGGEAIRVPHDPTRIVSLAPSITEILFSLGAGHRLAGATDLCDFPSEASLLPKVGRFPGPDLERIVSLRPDLCIALKNVNPADLLDRLGTFGIPVYVVEPKDLSTTMETILELGRLLDAEARAQELVGGMSSRVERVKSRVAKVGSRPGVFLQIGVTPIVSVGSHTFIDELITLSGGRNLAQGPVPYPRFSREQVLALQPEVIIITSMTRGLVFERVRDEWREWESLPAVKNQRIFIVDSDLIDRPTARLAEGLEMLAGLIHPELF from the coding sequence ATGGCATACCCATTCTCCCTTATCGTTGTCCTTTTCCTCGGATTGAGCGCCATGATTCCGTGGCGCTGCGAGGCCGGAATGCTTCCGGGGCCGGGCGGCGAAGCAATTCGGGTTCCGCACGATCCGACCCGCATCGTCTCACTCGCGCCCAGCATCACGGAAATCCTTTTCAGCCTCGGTGCGGGACATCGTCTCGCCGGTGCGACCGATCTTTGCGATTTTCCCTCCGAGGCAAGCCTGCTCCCCAAGGTGGGCAGATTCCCGGGCCCGGACCTCGAGAGGATCGTGAGCCTGCGGCCGGATCTGTGCATCGCGCTGAAGAATGTGAATCCCGCGGATTTGCTGGACCGGCTGGGGACTTTCGGCATCCCGGTGTACGTCGTGGAACCGAAAGACCTCTCGACCACCATGGAAACGATCCTGGAGCTTGGCCGGTTGCTCGATGCGGAAGCCAGGGCCCAGGAACTGGTGGGCGGCATGAGCTCCAGGGTCGAACGGGTGAAGTCCCGTGTGGCGAAGGTCGGGAGTCGTCCCGGGGTATTCCTGCAGATCGGCGTCACGCCGATCGTATCCGTGGGAAGCCATACCTTCATCGATGAGCTCATCACCCTATCGGGAGGGCGCAATCTGGCGCAAGGCCCCGTTCCCTACCCGCGTTTCAGCAGGGAACAGGTCCTCGCGCTACAACCCGAGGTCATCATTATCACATCCATGACGAGGGGACTGGTGTTCGAGCGCGTGAGGGACGAATGGCGGGAGTGGGAGAGTCTGCCCGCGGTGAAAAATCAACGCATTTTCATCGTCGATTCGGATCTCATCGACCGCCCCACGGCCCGCCTCGCCGAAGGGCTCGAGATGCTCGCCGGTCTCATTCATCCCGAGTTGTTTTGA
- a CDS encoding energy transducer TonB, translated as MRIWPNLLFSILFHAALLGWLAFSPPFLRPETERCLIVDLVALDADPARGGTPGGGKDVILAAHEPKADMMAEHSLDMSAASAAKDSGTEHGPNPGGTEPPARIGPSQAASSVSTPKPTKKADARRNDREKHRWSHARRHAATRSTEPEGTGERAPGTERGASASRETGHGERPRGNAGGGHGDDAGSSGVGAGNSSSEGPIDAPLGSANGPRFVTKVMPKYPHRARELGMEGTVVLRVTIDTRGMPVRVESVRKAGFGFEEEAIRAIRSSIFSPARIGGRLVACRVLVPVRFQLETSADD; from the coding sequence ATGAGAATTTGGCCTAACCTCCTGTTTTCCATTCTGTTCCATGCCGCCCTTCTGGGTTGGCTGGCGTTTTCTCCTCCTTTTCTGCGACCGGAAACCGAGCGGTGCCTGATCGTCGACCTGGTGGCACTTGACGCAGACCCGGCCCGGGGCGGAACACCCGGTGGAGGGAAAGACGTTATCCTTGCGGCCCATGAACCGAAGGCGGATATGATGGCCGAACACTCCCTGGACATGTCGGCCGCATCCGCGGCAAAGGATTCAGGTACCGAACATGGGCCCAATCCGGGCGGGACCGAGCCTCCCGCCCGGATTGGGCCGTCGCAGGCAGCTTCTTCCGTCTCCACTCCGAAACCGACGAAAAAGGCGGACGCCCGGCGGAACGATCGCGAAAAACACAGGTGGAGCCATGCCCGTCGCCATGCGGCGACACGATCCACGGAGCCCGAAGGGACCGGGGAACGTGCTCCGGGGACCGAACGGGGGGCAAGCGCATCCCGGGAGACCGGGCACGGCGAACGACCGCGCGGTAACGCCGGAGGCGGTCATGGCGACGATGCGGGCTCTTCGGGGGTGGGCGCCGGCAACTCTTCTTCGGAAGGGCCCATCGACGCTCCACTGGGATCGGCAAACGGACCGAGGTTCGTCACGAAGGTGATGCCGAAATACCCTCACAGGGCAAGAGAACTTGGAATGGAAGGAACGGTGGTGCTGCGCGTGACGATCGACACTCGAGGAATGCCGGTCCGCGTCGAATCGGTGCGCAAAGCCGGGTTTGGATTCGAAGAGGAGGCCATCCGGGCGATACGGAGCTCGATCTTCTCGCCCGCCAGGATCGGCGGACGGCTGGTCGCCTGCCGGGTCCTCGTGCCCGTGCGCTTTCAGCTCGAGACGTCCGCAGACGATTGA
- a CDS encoding adenosylcobinamide amidohydrolase, producing MRTIRRSRKLAFLGIFLLPALFGGAAPLAAQPAGFVDSGGNHVTLPQRPKRVISLVPALTEIILRLGAGECLQGITFHDTRLAEANGKTIVGGFLTPSPIRMMSLDPDLVLVSSIHRTVQAEFRGHPFPVLELESRSISDLYRNIRLLGEIFDKKATAEEVILELHGKLRLVERKIERIPGNARKRVVRFMGISHNRITTPGDDSFQNDFIRAAGGIPPRLGKHGNVVEMTVEEWKRFNPQAVYGCGADRETAAKFLSQPGWNEVEAVRKGKILSFPCDLTCRSSVRSADFVAWLASTVYDDAFAMERNRVLREKRIGTRPVELPLDYVRSARIVETTIFDFPNKTLLIEFIEPQRVTSTLEGERRGIRAVGNHYFPPPCWSVGHRLGFEQWKNHTLQVIGSPPGTSCFLFTGADMQNLSVQKAQFKDLQVYALVTAGVESNAIRMSADEGLFYEPGTVNVLLLTNKRLTPRAMSRAIITATEAKTAAMQDLDIRSAAGPRFLQATGTGTDEVLVVEGRGGRIDNTGGHCRMGELIAKAVYAGVKNAVERQNGITNHRNVFRRLRERNIDLHGLTRECGACSDRDVSDNILGQMENLLLQPRFASFLESVFALSDAFERGQVEDPGLFKTYCLGVAQEIAGDRNVRWIDRKRSETIPPVVGMALDALLNGLLSKAEREGDVVSQASPPERPSGPYVSSDR from the coding sequence ATGAGAACAATCCGACGATCTCGTAAGCTTGCATTCCTGGGAATCTTTCTGCTGCCGGCCCTGTTTGGAGGTGCCGCCCCCTTGGCCGCTCAGCCGGCCGGCTTCGTCGATTCCGGCGGCAACCACGTCACATTGCCGCAACGGCCCAAAAGGGTCATCTCCCTCGTGCCCGCCCTCACCGAGATCATACTCCGACTGGGAGCCGGAGAGTGTCTTCAGGGCATCACGTTTCACGATACCCGCTTGGCGGAAGCCAACGGGAAGACAATCGTCGGCGGCTTTCTCACCCCATCCCCGATCCGCATGATGTCTCTCGATCCGGATCTCGTCCTGGTCTCGTCCATACATCGAACGGTTCAGGCAGAATTCCGGGGGCATCCGTTCCCCGTGCTCGAGCTGGAGTCCCGTTCCATTTCCGACCTCTACCGTAACATCCGGCTTCTGGGCGAGATTTTCGACAAGAAGGCGACGGCCGAGGAGGTGATCCTCGAGCTGCACGGGAAGCTGCGGCTCGTTGAGCGAAAGATCGAGCGGATTCCCGGGAACGCGCGCAAAAGAGTCGTCCGGTTCATGGGGATCAGCCACAACCGCATAACGACCCCGGGAGACGATTCCTTCCAGAACGATTTCATTCGCGCGGCGGGGGGCATTCCTCCCCGCCTCGGCAAACACGGAAACGTTGTAGAGATGACCGTGGAAGAGTGGAAACGCTTCAATCCCCAAGCGGTCTATGGTTGCGGCGCGGACCGCGAGACCGCCGCGAAATTCCTGTCGCAACCGGGCTGGAACGAAGTGGAGGCGGTGCGCAAGGGGAAGATCCTCTCCTTCCCGTGCGACTTGACGTGCCGTTCCTCGGTTCGATCGGCCGACTTCGTCGCATGGCTTGCTTCAACGGTCTACGACGATGCATTCGCCATGGAGCGCAACCGGGTCCTGCGGGAAAAACGCATCGGAACCAGGCCCGTGGAGCTCCCGCTCGATTATGTTCGATCCGCGCGAATAGTGGAAACCACCATTTTCGACTTTCCCAACAAGACGCTCCTCATTGAATTCATCGAACCCCAGCGGGTGACGTCGACCCTCGAGGGTGAACGCAGGGGAATTCGCGCCGTGGGAAACCACTACTTCCCGCCTCCATGCTGGAGCGTCGGGCACAGGCTCGGGTTCGAGCAGTGGAAGAATCACACCCTGCAAGTGATTGGCAGCCCTCCCGGGACAAGCTGCTTCCTCTTTACCGGTGCGGACATGCAAAACCTTTCCGTGCAGAAGGCGCAGTTCAAGGACCTTCAGGTTTACGCCCTGGTGACTGCCGGCGTGGAGAGCAATGCGATTCGCATGTCCGCCGACGAGGGGCTGTTTTATGAACCGGGAACCGTCAACGTGCTCCTCCTCACCAATAAGAGGCTCACCCCCAGGGCAATGAGCCGGGCGATCATCACGGCAACGGAGGCCAAGACGGCGGCGATGCAAGACCTGGACATCCGGAGCGCCGCCGGACCGAGGTTTCTGCAGGCGACGGGGACGGGAACGGATGAGGTGCTCGTGGTGGAGGGCAGGGGCGGGCGCATCGACAACACGGGGGGCCATTGCAGGATGGGCGAGCTCATTGCGAAGGCCGTATATGCGGGAGTCAAGAACGCCGTCGAACGGCAGAACGGAATAACCAATCATCGGAACGTCTTTCGGAGACTGAGGGAAAGAAACATCGACCTGCACGGGCTCACCCGGGAATGCGGCGCCTGCTCCGACAGGGATGTTTCGGACAACATCCTTGGGCAAATGGAAAATCTTTTGCTGCAACCCCGTTTCGCTTCCTTTCTGGAATCGGTTTTTGCTCTGAGCGATGCCTTTGAGAGAGGTCAAGTCGAGGACCCGGGACTCTTCAAGACATACTGCCTCGGTGTGGCGCAGGAAATTGCCGGAGACCGCAACGTTCGGTGGATCGATCGGAAGAGGTCGGAGACCATCCCGCCGGTTGTCGGGATGGCCCTCGACGCCTTGCTGAACGGACTGCTCTCAAAGGCGGAACGGGAAGGGGACGTTGTTTCACAGGCCTCGCCGCCCGAACGCCCATCCGGCCCGTACGTGTCCTCGGACCGTTGA
- a CDS encoding TonB-dependent receptor plug domain-containing protein, translated as MKHAVCTWALAGLTFLVLFTATAEESLSQTPRTAVSQAEMQPGSTSATDDANQTRLEELVVTATRLPIPAKDLPVPVQVISRKQIAESHADDLSELLTEFLPEHFQKYPGALSSVSIRGFRTDTTGTDIKGHVLLLIDGHRAGTGNIAVIPVENVERIEIVRGPGSVVYGSAAMGGVVNVITRKGKGEPTGNGAFEFGSAEYVKGRAGFSGGFFDNRLGVSVTGRTISRGDYDRGNGNTVVNTGYNDQAYSASLFAAPHPDHTLFAVGNYFEAWDVGTPNPDYSSPNRIDNKDIERGYGSVDYDGALPDWGMNWHLSYYNVFDSNRWNYPALTYGYSSATTETRTQGVRSQFSLPTFSAGRLLLGFDWDGIDVNSFTKPAGSPWSPDSRYDNYAFFAEEKINWNKFTFLAGVRYDIFQEDLLPTEGLQVNPTSEQFGHVSWRTGLTYAFLDWLTARGAVGTAFRIPAADELAGRYQAGTWMKIVGNPDLEPESTITYEAGLDFDYAGWKGGIGFFYTDYTDRISGGFPACVDGDCTWTTYKNVEGAVFSAIEGNVGYKHSLAFHGHELSVRPFLNFVYYTQRKLEDAAYAKLLKSDSVPYVPLWDVTGGIEVNINRKVNFIFSGFYTGAEKQQDFDWTSPTYGTAVDKGGFVVLAARLAFRPVKHFELFLVTENLTDRDYCFVDGYPMPGRTIRGGMEARF; from the coding sequence ATGAAGCATGCCGTATGTACATGGGCTCTCGCCGGATTGACGTTTCTTGTCCTTTTCACCGCCACCGCTGAAGAATCGCTTTCCCAAACTCCACGAACCGCCGTGTCTCAAGCGGAAATGCAGCCTGGAAGCACATCCGCAACCGATGACGCCAATCAAACCCGACTCGAGGAGCTCGTGGTCACGGCAACCCGGCTGCCCATCCCGGCAAAGGACCTTCCCGTTCCCGTCCAGGTGATTTCCAGAAAACAGATCGCGGAATCCCATGCCGATGATCTCTCCGAGCTCCTCACCGAATTTCTTCCCGAGCATTTCCAGAAATACCCCGGCGCACTCTCATCCGTGAGCATCCGGGGCTTCCGGACAGACACCACGGGCACGGACATCAAGGGGCACGTACTGCTGCTCATCGACGGACACCGGGCAGGAACGGGAAACATCGCGGTCATTCCGGTGGAAAACGTCGAACGGATAGAGATCGTGCGGGGCCCGGGGTCCGTCGTCTACGGTTCGGCGGCGATGGGCGGCGTGGTGAACGTCATCACGCGCAAAGGCAAGGGAGAACCCACCGGAAACGGGGCATTCGAGTTTGGAAGCGCGGAATACGTGAAAGGTCGCGCCGGTTTTTCGGGTGGTTTCTTCGACAACCGCCTCGGAGTTTCCGTCACGGGACGGACCATCTCCAGGGGCGATTACGACAGGGGAAACGGGAACACGGTCGTCAACACCGGGTACAACGATCAGGCCTATTCAGCCAGCCTGTTTGCCGCCCCACATCCGGACCACACCCTTTTCGCGGTGGGAAACTACTTCGAGGCCTGGGATGTGGGGACTCCGAATCCGGACTACTCTTCACCCAATCGCATAGACAACAAGGACATCGAACGGGGTTACGGGTCGGTGGACTACGACGGCGCTCTTCCGGACTGGGGAATGAACTGGCACTTGAGCTACTACAACGTTTTCGACAGCAACAGGTGGAACTACCCGGCCCTGACCTACGGCTACTCATCGGCGACCACCGAAACCAGGACTCAGGGAGTCCGCAGCCAGTTCAGTCTGCCCACTTTCTCCGCAGGCCGGCTGCTGCTGGGCTTCGATTGGGACGGAATCGACGTCAACTCGTTCACGAAGCCGGCCGGCTCTCCATGGAGTCCGGACAGCCGGTACGACAACTACGCGTTTTTTGCGGAGGAGAAAATCAACTGGAACAAATTCACCTTTCTTGCGGGGGTCCGCTATGACATCTTCCAGGAAGACCTCCTTCCCACCGAAGGACTGCAGGTGAATCCGACGAGCGAACAGTTCGGCCATGTGAGCTGGCGCACCGGGCTCACGTACGCTTTTCTCGACTGGCTGACCGCTCGCGGGGCCGTCGGAACCGCCTTCCGCATCCCCGCCGCGGACGAGCTCGCGGGACGGTACCAGGCCGGCACGTGGATGAAAATCGTCGGGAACCCCGACCTGGAACCCGAATCGACCATCACCTACGAAGCGGGGCTCGACTTTGACTACGCGGGCTGGAAGGGGGGAATCGGCTTTTTTTACACCGACTACACCGACAGGATCTCGGGCGGGTTTCCGGCCTGCGTCGACGGCGACTGCACCTGGACAACCTACAAGAACGTTGAAGGTGCCGTCTTTTCCGCAATCGAGGGCAATGTCGGCTACAAACACTCCCTCGCGTTCCACGGTCATGAACTGAGCGTCAGGCCCTTCCTGAATTTCGTATACTACACTCAACGCAAACTCGAAGACGCCGCCTATGCCAAGCTTCTGAAATCGGATTCGGTTCCCTATGTGCCTTTATGGGATGTCACCGGCGGTATTGAAGTGAACATCAACCGCAAGGTCAACTTCATATTCAGCGGCTTCTACACCGGAGCCGAGAAACAGCAGGATTTCGACTGGACGTCTCCCACCTACGGCACCGCCGTGGATAAGGGAGGCTTCGTGGTCCTGGCCGCTCGGCTTGCCTTTCGGCCCGTGAAGCATTTCGAGCTTTTCCTCGTCACGGAAAACCTGACCGACCGGGACTATTGCTTCGTGGACGGATACCCCATGCCGGGGCGAACCATCCGTGGAGGCATGGAGGCCCGCTTCTAG
- a CDS encoding sirohydrochlorin cobaltochelatase has product MNRRFNVVFGLMVFAVLLASHSFAAHGEKQADKKAILIVAFGTTVPEAQKVFDGIDQRVRKEFRNTEIRWGYTSSIVRAKLARQGKVLDSPEVALAKLMDEHYTHVAILSLHTIPGEEFHDLYRNSRLFEQMAGGFKKVAVAPPLLSSHDDMVRVAKAVIGHVPRERKPEETVLLMGHGSEKHPADALYSALNQAFTELDPNVRLATVSGYPSLQDVMPKIAKSKSGKVYLMPFMLVAGDHAMNDMAGDEPDSWKSILKGKGHHCEIVMKGTGEYPEIVDVWMDHLRAVYTGL; this is encoded by the coding sequence ATGAACAGACGGTTTAATGTGGTTTTTGGCCTGATGGTCTTTGCCGTGTTGCTCGCTTCGCACAGTTTTGCGGCACACGGTGAAAAGCAGGCCGACAAGAAAGCAATCCTGATTGTGGCCTTCGGGACCACGGTTCCCGAAGCGCAGAAGGTCTTCGACGGAATCGATCAACGGGTGAGAAAAGAATTCAGGAATACGGAGATCCGTTGGGGATACACATCGAGCATCGTCCGCGCCAAGCTCGCCAGGCAAGGGAAGGTTCTGGACTCTCCCGAAGTGGCCCTGGCAAAACTCATGGACGAACACTACACCCATGTTGCGATCCTTTCGCTGCACACCATCCCGGGTGAGGAATTCCATGACCTGTATCGGAATTCCCGCCTGTTCGAACAGATGGCGGGAGGTTTCAAGAAAGTGGCGGTCGCTCCTCCGCTCCTCTCTTCCCACGACGACATGGTTCGTGTGGCAAAGGCCGTGATCGGGCATGTCCCCCGGGAAAGAAAACCCGAAGAAACGGTTCTCCTCATGGGACACGGCTCTGAAAAGCATCCGGCCGACGCCCTATACTCCGCGCTGAACCAGGCTTTCACTGAGCTCGATCCCAACGTGCGCCTGGCCACCGTTTCCGGCTATCCGTCCCTGCAGGATGTGATGCCGAAGATCGCGAAAAGCAAGAGCGGGAAAGTGTACCTGATGCCGTTCATGCTGGTCGCCGGAGATCACGCCATGAACGACATGGCCGGCGATGAACCGGACAGCTGGAAATCGATTCTCAAAGGCAAAGGCCATCATTGCGAGATCGTCATGAAGGGTACGGGAGAGTATCCCGAGATCGTGGACGTGTGGATGGATCATTTGCGCGCCGTCTACACTGGGCTTTGA
- a CDS encoding helix-turn-helix domain-containing protein — MAATRKRDALALSETQIRRLETVGAARHHRAANALRARILLRYARGESISEIARAEGVTRPTVQLCIDKTLCGGIETGICDLARPGRPPAVTVEDKAWVAHLAASSPSEYGYESETWTMEQLTAYVREHAVETGHFSLQGVGKATIRKIVKESPHALREAISFLDKRILRFGRKTAYVFTVFKEIELLRGPGARTGFRRAGAPLCPEGRLDVRPGEAFTADLATYPGVDPLRVKECETGRFCTMSLGIGIDICDGRVIAQVSEKDRDGRFVDFLETAACHYPLNWTIGILLGNRFSLSRALMKELVPHPGRFEFIRVHKDDSWLNLVDVLLTRMTRTFLRSVRVRSKEEFIERLGEYVEDVNFSPIFPVHLPV; from the coding sequence ATGGCGGCGACACGCAAACGGGATGCATTGGCTCTGAGCGAGACACAAATCCGAAGGCTGGAGACGGTTGGGGCTGCACGTCACCATCGTGCCGCCAACGCTTTGCGCGCGAGAATCCTTCTCAGGTATGCACGTGGAGAGAGCATCAGCGAGATTGCACGCGCGGAAGGTGTGACGCGCCCGACGGTCCAGCTTTGCATCGACAAGACGCTCTGCGGCGGCATCGAGACCGGGATCTGCGACCTGGCCCGGCCCGGACGCCCTCCGGCCGTGACCGTCGAGGACAAGGCATGGGTCGCGCATCTTGCCGCCTCCAGTCCCTCGGAGTACGGATACGAGTCGGAGACCTGGACCATGGAGCAACTGACCGCTTACGTTCGGGAACATGCGGTGGAAACGGGCCACTTTTCACTCCAGGGTGTCGGGAAAGCGACCATCCGGAAAATCGTCAAAGAGTCTCCTCACGCTCTCCGCGAGGCCATATCCTTCCTTGACAAACGAATTCTCCGATTCGGGAGGAAAACGGCTTACGTGTTCACGGTCTTTAAGGAGATCGAACTCTTGCGGGGGCCTGGCGCGAGAACGGGCTTCAGGCGGGCCGGAGCTCCGCTCTGCCCTGAGGGACGGCTCGATGTTCGACCGGGCGAAGCCTTCACGGCCGACCTGGCCACTTATCCGGGCGTCGACCCGCTCCGGGTGAAGGAGTGCGAAACCGGGCGATTCTGTACAATGAGCCTGGGGATCGGCATCGATATCTGTGATGGCCGGGTGATTGCCCAGGTCAGCGAAAAGGATCGTGACGGGAGGTTTGTCGATTTCCTGGAGACCGCGGCCTGTCATTACCCTTTGAACTGGACGATCGGTATCTTGCTGGGCAACCGCTTCAGCCTGTCCAGGGCGCTCATGAAGGAGCTCGTACCCCATCCCGGACGCTTCGAGTTCATTCGCGTTCACAAGGATGACTCGTGGCTGAACCTGGTGGATGTGCTCCTGACCAGAATGACGCGCACATTCCTTCGCTCCGTTCGCGTCAGATCAAAGGAGGAATTCATCGAGCGGCTTGGCGAGTACGTCGAGGACGTCAATTTTTCCCCGATTTTTCCAGTCCATCTCCCTGTTTGA
- the rfaD gene encoding ADP-glyceromanno-heptose 6-epimerase, with product MKRVIVTGGAGFIGSAFIWKLNREGVDDILVVDSLGTGEKWRNLAGLRFSDYLHKSEFLRRIDAGTLSFSPEAVVHMGACSSTAERDADYLMENNTRFTRTLAQWAVQRKRRFLYASSAATYGNGEAGFSDRTDLIRLRPMNMYGYSKHAFDLHAERTGLLGKIVGLKFFNVFGPNEYHKGDMASVVFKACRQIAETGRVRLFRSHRVECAHGEQSRDFIYVKDCIDVMWWLLTHGDVNGLFNLGTGRARTWNDLAKAVFAALRCRPEIEYIPMPEPIRETYQYHTRASMASLRATGCPLTFRSMEEAVHDYVANHLQAQDRYLCSASRNVRAVESRGADAGINDPGVKVPP from the coding sequence ATGAAAAGGGTAATCGTTACCGGCGGGGCCGGCTTCATCGGCAGCGCCTTCATCTGGAAACTCAACCGGGAAGGCGTTGACGACATCCTTGTGGTGGACTCGCTGGGAACCGGAGAGAAATGGCGGAACCTTGCGGGGCTGCGCTTCTCGGATTATCTCCACAAGAGCGAATTCCTCCGGCGAATCGATGCCGGCACGCTTTCCTTCTCTCCCGAGGCCGTCGTCCACATGGGAGCCTGTTCGTCCACCGCGGAACGGGATGCCGATTACCTCATGGAAAACAACACCCGCTTCACCCGGACGCTCGCGCAGTGGGCGGTCCAACGGAAGCGGCGATTCCTTTACGCAAGCAGTGCCGCGACCTACGGAAACGGAGAAGCGGGTTTCTCCGATCGAACCGACCTCATCAGGCTGCGTCCCATGAATATGTACGGGTATTCGAAACATGCTTTCGACCTCCACGCCGAGCGCACCGGCCTGCTCGGAAAGATCGTCGGCCTGAAATTCTTCAATGTATTCGGTCCAAACGAATACCATAAGGGGGACATGGCGAGCGTAGTGTTCAAGGCGTGTCGTCAGATCGCGGAAACCGGGCGGGTGCGGCTATTCCGGTCACACCGGGTTGAGTGCGCGCACGGCGAGCAGTCGCGGGATTTCATATACGTGAAGGACTGCATCGATGTGATGTGGTGGCTGTTGACCCACGGGGACGTGAACGGTCTCTTCAACCTGGGAACGGGCCGGGCACGGACCTGGAACGACTTGGCCAAGGCGGTCTTCGCTGCCCTGCGGTGCCGGCCCGAAATCGAATACATCCCCATGCCGGAGCCCATCCGGGAAACATACCAGTATCACACCCGTGCAAGCATGGCTTCCCTGAGGGCAACCGGCTGTCCGTTGACGTTCCGTTCGATGGAGGAGGCGGTGCATGATTACGTGGCGAATCATCTGCAGGCACAGGATCGTTATCTGTGCTCCGCGAGCCGGAATGTTCGTGCGGTGGAATCACGGGGCGCCGATGCGGGAATCAACGATCCAGGTGTGAAAGTGCCGCCATGA